A single window of Mycobacterium sp. ITM-2016-00318 DNA harbors:
- a CDS encoding acyl-CoA synthetase — protein sequence MDLGAITRPVGRLVATAQNGLEVLRYGGLETGAVPSPFQVVESVPMYRLRRYFPPDTRPGSKPPGPPVLMVHPMMMSADMWDVTRDEGAVGILHAAGIDPWVIDFGEPDKVEGGMQRNLADHVVALSEAIDTVKETTERDVHLAGYSQGGMFCYQTAAFRRSKDLASIVAFGSPVDTLAALPMNLPAGLAAGAADFMADHVFSRIDIPSWLARTGFQMLDPIKTAQSRLDFLRQLHDREALLPREQQRRFLASEGWIAWSGPAIAELLKQFIAHNRMMTGGFSIHGDLVTLSDINCPVLAVVGEVDDIGQPASVRGIKRAAPQADVYEFLIRAGHFGLVVGSKAATQTWPTVAQWVKSIDGDADLPEGVVPMALQPSEPNESGVPLASRIAHGATAAGEMAFTIARSAAEAVVAANKSARALAVETVRTLPRLARLGQINDHTRISLGRIMSEQARDVPNGEALLFDGRVHTYEAVDRRVNNVVRGLIEVGVRQGAHVGVLMETRPSALVAIAALSRLGAVAVLMPSDADLATVVRLGAVSDVIADPSNLDAARGLSTRVLVLGGGESRELHVPDDADVVDMERIDPDEVDLPGWYRPNPGLARDLAFVAFSTVGGQLLARQITNFRWALSAFGTASAANLGRGDTVYCLTPLHHQSGLLVSLGGAVVGGSRIALSRGLRPDRFIQEIRQYGVTVVSYTWAMLRDVIDDPSFALTGNHPVRLFIGSGMPTGLWKRVVDIFEPAHVVEFFATTDGQAVLANVAGAKIGSKGRPLPGGGDVELAAYDPEDDLILEDDRGFVRRAETNEVGVMLAHPRGPIDPTASVKRGVFAPADTLVSTEYLFRRDLDGDYWAVDNRSLVIRTERGPVYAAPVNDALGMIDAVDLSVTYAVDIGRQRVAVAALALRPGGSIAAGDLSEALAELPVGGAPDIVHVVPEMTLSASYRPLISPLRAMGVPKPSRNAWYLDVDTNKYKRLTAAVRTEIIGAD from the coding sequence GTGGACCTTGGTGCGATAACCAGGCCAGTGGGCCGGTTGGTGGCCACCGCGCAGAACGGTCTGGAAGTGCTGCGGTACGGCGGCCTCGAGACCGGTGCCGTGCCGTCGCCGTTCCAGGTCGTGGAAAGCGTGCCGATGTACCGGCTGCGGCGCTACTTCCCGCCGGATACCCGGCCTGGCTCCAAACCGCCGGGCCCCCCGGTGCTGATGGTCCACCCCATGATGATGTCGGCCGACATGTGGGACGTCACCCGCGACGAGGGTGCGGTCGGCATCCTGCACGCCGCGGGCATCGACCCGTGGGTGATCGACTTCGGTGAACCCGACAAGGTCGAGGGCGGCATGCAGCGCAATCTGGCCGACCACGTCGTCGCGCTGAGTGAGGCCATCGACACCGTCAAGGAGACGACCGAGCGCGACGTTCATCTGGCCGGCTACTCGCAGGGCGGGATGTTCTGCTACCAGACCGCGGCGTTCCGCCGATCGAAAGATCTCGCGAGCATCGTCGCGTTCGGCTCGCCGGTGGACACGCTCGCCGCGCTGCCGATGAACCTTCCCGCCGGGCTGGCGGCCGGTGCCGCCGACTTCATGGCCGACCACGTGTTCAGCCGGATCGACATTCCCAGCTGGCTCGCGCGCACCGGCTTCCAGATGCTCGACCCGATCAAGACCGCGCAGTCGCGTTTGGACTTCCTGCGGCAGCTGCACGATCGCGAAGCGCTGTTGCCGCGGGAGCAACAGCGACGATTCCTGGCATCCGAGGGCTGGATCGCGTGGTCGGGCCCCGCGATCGCCGAACTGCTCAAGCAGTTCATCGCGCACAACCGGATGATGACCGGCGGGTTCTCCATCCACGGGGACCTTGTGACGCTCAGCGACATCAACTGCCCGGTGCTGGCGGTGGTCGGCGAGGTCGACGACATCGGCCAGCCCGCTTCGGTGCGCGGCATCAAACGCGCTGCGCCGCAGGCTGACGTATATGAATTCCTCATCCGCGCAGGCCATTTCGGCCTCGTCGTCGGATCGAAGGCGGCCACTCAGACGTGGCCGACGGTGGCCCAGTGGGTCAAGTCGATCGACGGTGACGCGGATCTGCCCGAAGGCGTCGTGCCGATGGCGCTCCAGCCGTCGGAGCCGAACGAAAGCGGTGTACCGCTGGCATCGCGAATCGCCCACGGCGCCACCGCCGCCGGCGAGATGGCGTTCACCATCGCCAGATCTGCCGCCGAGGCGGTCGTCGCCGCCAACAAGTCGGCGCGCGCACTGGCAGTCGAGACGGTCCGCACCCTGCCCAGGCTGGCCAGGCTCGGCCAGATCAATGACCACACCCGCATCTCACTCGGCCGCATCATGAGCGAGCAGGCGCGGGATGTGCCCAACGGCGAGGCCCTGCTGTTCGACGGGCGCGTGCACACCTACGAGGCGGTTGATCGCCGCGTCAACAACGTGGTGCGCGGCCTGATCGAGGTCGGCGTTCGACAGGGCGCGCATGTCGGTGTGCTGATGGAGACCCGGCCGAGTGCGCTGGTGGCGATCGCCGCCCTGTCGCGTCTCGGCGCGGTCGCCGTGCTGATGCCTTCCGACGCCGATCTGGCAACCGTCGTGCGGCTTGGCGCGGTGTCCGACGTCATCGCTGACCCGAGCAATCTCGACGCTGCCCGCGGCCTCTCGACGAGGGTGCTCGTGCTCGGCGGCGGCGAGTCGCGGGAACTGCACGTGCCCGATGACGCCGACGTCGTGGACATGGAGCGGATCGACCCTGACGAGGTGGATCTGCCCGGCTGGTACCGGCCGAACCCGGGCCTGGCGCGCGACCTGGCGTTCGTCGCATTCAGCACGGTGGGCGGCCAGTTGCTCGCTCGCCAGATCACCAACTTCCGCTGGGCGTTGTCGGCGTTCGGGACCGCATCGGCGGCCAACCTCGGCCGCGGCGACACCGTCTACTGCCTTACCCCGTTGCACCATCAGTCGGGGCTGCTGGTGAGCCTGGGCGGCGCGGTCGTCGGTGGTTCTCGAATAGCCCTGTCGCGGGGCCTTCGGCCGGACCGGTTCATCCAGGAGATCCGCCAGTACGGCGTGACGGTGGTGTCCTACACGTGGGCGATGCTGCGCGATGTGATCGACGACCCGTCGTTCGCGCTGACCGGCAACCATCCGGTGCGGCTGTTCATCGGCTCGGGTATGCCGACGGGCCTGTGGAAACGCGTTGTGGACATCTTCGAGCCCGCCCACGTCGTCGAGTTCTTCGCGACCACCGACGGCCAGGCGGTCCTGGCCAACGTGGCCGGAGCGAAGATCGGCAGCAAGGGGAGGCCCCTTCCCGGCGGCGGCGACGTCGAACTCGCGGCGTACGACCCGGAGGACGACCTGATCCTCGAGGACGACCGCGGCTTCGTGCGAAGAGCGGAGACGAACGAAGTCGGCGTCATGCTGGCGCATCCGCGCGGGCCCATCGACCCGACGGCGTCGGTGAAGCGCGGCGTGTTCGCTCCCGCCGACACCTTGGTGTCCACCGAGTACCTGTTCCGGCGTGATCTGGACGGCGACTACTGGGCCGTGGACAACCGCAGCCTCGTCATCCGCACCGAACGCGGACCTGTCTACGCGGCGCCGGTCAACGACGCACTCGGCATGATCGACGCGGTGGACCTGTCGGTGACCTATGCCGTCGACATCGGCCGGCAGCGGGTGGCGGTGGCCGCCCTCGCTCTGCGCCCCGGCGGAAGCATTGCAGCAGGAGATCTCTCTGAGGCGCTCGCGGAACTTCCCGTCGGAGGGGCGCCCGACATCGTGCACGTGGTGCCCGAAATGACCCTCAGCGCGTCGTACCGACCGCTGATCAGCCCGCTGCGTGCGATGGGTGTGCCAAAGCCCTCACGTAACGCCTGGTACCTCGACGTGGATACCAATAAGTACAAGCGACTGACGGCCGCGGTGCGCACCGAGATCATCGGCGCGGACTGA
- a CDS encoding DNA-3-methyladenine glycosylase: MTAQLLPAVPVDAARRLLGAALVGRGVSAMIIEVEAYGGPPDGPWPDAASHSFRGRRGRNTVMFGPPGRMYTYRSHGIHICANVVCGYDGVAGAVLLRAAAVESGLGIARDRRGESVRPAALARGPGNLCSALGITMDDNGIDLFDARSPVRLELSEEHASVDGPRVGVSQAADRAWRFWLAGRAEVSLYRRSPRAPAPGQSD; this comes from the coding sequence ATGACCGCGCAATTGCTGCCCGCCGTTCCCGTGGACGCGGCCCGCCGTCTACTGGGAGCAGCGTTGGTCGGACGCGGGGTGAGCGCGATGATCATCGAGGTCGAGGCGTACGGCGGCCCGCCCGACGGTCCGTGGCCGGATGCCGCGTCGCACTCCTTCCGCGGCCGACGCGGGCGAAACACGGTGATGTTCGGACCGCCCGGGCGGATGTACACCTACCGCAGCCACGGCATTCACATCTGCGCCAATGTCGTGTGCGGCTACGACGGAGTCGCCGGGGCGGTCCTGCTACGTGCCGCGGCGGTCGAGTCCGGACTCGGCATTGCACGAGATCGCCGGGGCGAATCCGTGCGCCCCGCAGCGCTGGCGCGGGGCCCAGGCAACCTCTGCTCGGCGCTGGGAATCACGATGGATGACAACGGGATCGACCTCTTCGATGCTCGCAGCCCGGTGCGGCTCGAGCTGTCCGAGGAGCACGCCTCGGTCGACGGGCCTCGCGTCGGCGTCAGCCAGGCGGCCGACCGGGCGTGGCGGTTCTGGTTGGCCGGCCGGGCGGAGGTGTCGCTGTACCGCCGCAGTCCGCGGGCACCGGCGCCCGGCCAGAGCGACTGA
- a CDS encoding TetR family transcriptional regulator — MTTNTERKRPGRPPGTSVTRERILDCARELFARNGFDKTSIRAIAADAEVDPALVHHYFGTKTQLFAAAIHIPIDPMAVIGPLREVPVDRIGHVLPSILLPLWDSEMGKGFIATLRSILAGNDVSLVRSFLQDVIAVEVGSRVDNPPGSGRVRVQFVASQLVGVVMARYILELEPFRSLPVDQIAETIAPNLQRYLTEDLPGLAKV, encoded by the coding sequence TTGACGACCAACACCGAGCGCAAACGTCCCGGGCGACCGCCCGGGACCTCGGTCACCCGTGAGCGCATTCTCGACTGCGCCCGGGAGCTGTTCGCCCGCAACGGGTTCGACAAGACGTCGATCCGCGCCATCGCCGCCGACGCCGAAGTGGATCCCGCGTTGGTACACCATTACTTCGGCACCAAGACGCAGTTGTTCGCCGCGGCGATCCACATCCCGATCGACCCGATGGCCGTGATCGGACCGCTGCGAGAAGTTCCCGTCGACCGAATCGGCCATGTGCTGCCGTCGATCCTGTTGCCGCTGTGGGATTCCGAGATGGGCAAGGGTTTCATCGCGACTTTGCGGTCGATTCTCGCAGGCAACGATGTCTCGCTCGTTCGGTCGTTCCTGCAGGATGTCATCGCCGTCGAGGTCGGCTCGCGGGTCGACAATCCGCCGGGCAGCGGACGTGTGCGCGTCCAGTTCGTGGCGTCGCAGTTGGTCGGTGTGGTGATGGCGCGCTACATCCTCGAGCTGGAACCGTTCAGATCCCTTCCCGTTGACCAGATCGCGGAAACGATCGCCCCTAACCTGCAGCGCTATCTGACCGAGGACTTGCCCGGGTTGGCCAAAGTGTGA
- the argH gene encoding argininosuccinate lyase gives MSTNEGSLWGGRFTDGPSDALAALSKSTHFDWVLAPYDIRASKAHTRVLFRAGLLSEEQRDGLLAGLDSLGEDVADGSFLPIVTDEDVHGALERGLIDRVGDDLGGRLRAGRSRNDQVATLFRLWLRDAVRRIADGALDVVSALATQAAAHPTAIMPGKTHLQSAQPILLAHHLLAHAHPLLRDVDRLIDFDARAAVSPYGAGALAGSSLGLDPDAIAEELGFAAAADNSVDATAARDFAAEAAFVFTMIGVDLSRLAEDIILWSTTEFGYVTLHDSWSTGSSIMPQKKNPDIAELARGKAGRLIGNLTGLLATLKAQPLAYNRDLQEDKEPVFDSVAQLELLLPAMAGLVGTLRFDVDRMAELAPLGYTLATDIAEWLVRRGVPFRTAHEAAGAAVRAAEARGVGLEVLEDAELTAIHPELNGDVREVLTVAGSVNSRDARGGTAPIQVAKQLGVVRNTAETLRARL, from the coding sequence GTGAGCACTAACGAGGGGTCGCTGTGGGGCGGGCGGTTCACCGACGGCCCGTCGGATGCGCTTGCTGCACTGAGCAAGTCCACGCACTTCGACTGGGTGCTCGCGCCCTACGACATCAGGGCGTCGAAGGCGCACACCCGTGTGCTGTTCCGTGCCGGGTTGCTGAGCGAGGAGCAGCGCGATGGTCTGCTCGCGGGACTGGACAGCCTCGGCGAAGATGTGGCCGACGGCAGCTTTCTGCCGATCGTCACCGATGAGGACGTGCACGGCGCGCTGGAACGTGGGCTGATCGACCGTGTCGGCGACGATCTCGGTGGGCGGCTGCGGGCGGGCCGATCGCGAAATGACCAAGTGGCCACGCTCTTTCGGCTGTGGTTGCGTGATGCGGTCCGCAGGATCGCCGATGGTGCGCTTGACGTGGTGTCAGCGCTGGCGACACAGGCCGCGGCGCATCCGACGGCGATCATGCCCGGCAAGACCCATCTGCAGTCGGCCCAGCCGATCCTGCTTGCCCATCACCTACTCGCGCACGCACATCCGCTGCTACGCGACGTCGACCGGCTGATCGACTTCGACGCGCGCGCGGCGGTGTCGCCCTACGGCGCCGGCGCGCTTGCGGGCTCGTCACTGGGGCTCGACCCGGACGCCATCGCCGAAGAACTCGGATTCGCGGCCGCCGCGGACAATTCGGTCGACGCCACCGCCGCACGCGATTTCGCTGCGGAGGCGGCGTTTGTTTTCACGATGATCGGCGTCGATCTGTCTCGCTTGGCCGAGGACATCATCCTGTGGAGCACGACTGAGTTCGGCTATGTGACACTGCACGACTCGTGGTCGACCGGCAGTTCCATCATGCCGCAGAAGAAGAATCCCGACATTGCCGAGCTTGCGCGGGGCAAGGCGGGCAGGCTGATCGGCAACCTCACGGGCTTGTTGGCGACGCTCAAGGCGCAGCCGTTGGCATACAATCGCGATCTTCAAGAGGACAAGGAGCCGGTATTCGACTCGGTGGCCCAGCTCGAGCTGTTGCTGCCCGCTATGGCCGGCCTCGTCGGAACGTTGCGCTTCGATGTCGACCGGATGGCGGAATTGGCCCCGCTGGGTTACACGCTCGCCACCGATATCGCCGAGTGGTTGGTGCGCAGGGGAGTGCCGTTCCGGACCGCGCACGAGGCGGCCGGCGCGGCGGTGCGGGCCGCCGAAGCAAGGGGAGTCGGGCTCGAAGTCCTCGAGGACGCCGAGCTGACCGCTATCCATCCGGAGCTCAACGGCGACGTGCGCGAGGTGCTCACCGTGGCTGGTTCGGTGAACTCTCGCGATGCCCGCGGCGGCACCGCGCCGATTCAGGTGGCCAAACAACTCGGCGTCGTTCGCAACACCGCCGAAACTCTCCGCGCGCGCCTATAG
- a CDS encoding ABC transporter ATP-binding protein: MMTSSSDELLQRGVEPVVTIDHLRVVRGKRPAIHDLSVQIARGTITGLLGPSGCGKTTLMRSIVGTQILTGGSVTVLGQPAGSAPLRRRVGYMPQAPTIYDDLRIIDNVRYIGALYGMDSKAADEAVSAVGLDDHRTAVCGNLSGGQRTRVSLACALVAAPDLLVLDEPTVGLDPVLRVDLWQQFDQLARRGTTLLVSSHVMDEADHCGDLLLMRDGHLLAHTTPRKLREDTGCQSLEEAFLSVIRHSTAAAAS; this comes from the coding sequence ATGATGACTTCATCGAGTGATGAATTGTTGCAGCGGGGAGTCGAACCGGTCGTGACCATCGACCATCTCCGGGTGGTGCGTGGCAAGCGCCCGGCCATCCACGACCTGTCGGTGCAGATCGCGCGCGGCACGATCACCGGTCTGCTCGGCCCCTCAGGCTGCGGCAAGACCACATTGATGCGAAGCATCGTGGGGACGCAGATCCTCACCGGTGGCAGCGTCACGGTGCTGGGCCAACCGGCGGGCTCGGCGCCCCTGCGCAGGCGTGTCGGATACATGCCGCAGGCCCCCACGATCTACGACGACCTTCGAATCATCGACAACGTCCGGTACATCGGCGCCCTGTACGGCATGGATTCCAAGGCCGCTGACGAAGCCGTGTCCGCGGTGGGACTCGATGATCACCGAACGGCCGTGTGCGGCAATCTCTCCGGCGGCCAGCGGACACGCGTTTCGCTGGCTTGCGCGCTGGTGGCCGCTCCGGATCTGCTGGTTCTCGACGAGCCGACCGTCGGCCTCGATCCCGTGCTGCGCGTCGACCTGTGGCAGCAGTTCGATCAGTTGGCCAGGCGTGGAACGACACTGCTGGTCTCCAGCCACGTCATGGACGAGGCCGACCACTGCGGTGACCTGCTGCTGATGCGGGACGGCCACCTACTTGCCCACACCACACCACGAAAGCTACGAGAGGACACGGGATGTCAATCACTGGAGGAAGCGTTTCTGTCCGTCATCCGGCACAGCACCGCAGCCGCAGCAAGCTGA
- a CDS encoding ABC transporter permease, producing MSITGGSVSVRHPAQHRSRSKLNPQSYVATTGRILRQLAADHRSVAMILVVPSLIITLMYFMFQNAPHRPGTPSPFNNACLIMLGVFPLIVMFLITSITMQRERVSGTLERILTTPLRRLDLLAAYGTAFSIAAAAQATLACVVSFWLLGLDTKGSPLLVFVIAIINAVLGVGLGLLCSAFARTEFQAVQFMPLVIAPQLLLCGIIVPRNVLPDWLQWVSNVLPASYALEALQQVGAYPDLTAIALRDIVVVIGFAVIALCLAAATLRRRTP from the coding sequence ATGTCAATCACTGGAGGAAGCGTTTCTGTCCGTCATCCGGCACAGCACCGCAGCCGCAGCAAGCTGAACCCGCAGAGCTACGTCGCGACCACCGGACGCATTCTTCGCCAGCTCGCGGCAGACCATCGCAGCGTGGCGATGATTCTCGTGGTACCGAGTCTCATCATCACGCTGATGTACTTCATGTTCCAGAACGCGCCCCATCGGCCGGGTACCCCGTCACCGTTCAACAACGCCTGCCTGATCATGCTCGGCGTGTTCCCCCTGATCGTCATGTTCCTCATCACGTCGATAACCATGCAGCGCGAACGGGTTTCGGGAACATTGGAGCGCATCCTGACCACACCGCTGCGCCGGCTGGATCTGCTGGCCGCCTACGGTACGGCGTTCTCGATCGCGGCGGCCGCACAAGCCACGCTGGCCTGCGTCGTGTCTTTCTGGCTCCTCGGACTGGACACCAAGGGCAGCCCGTTATTGGTGTTCGTGATCGCGATCATCAATGCGGTGCTCGGAGTCGGCCTCGGCCTTCTGTGCAGTGCATTCGCGAGGACAGAATTTCAGGCGGTGCAGTTCATGCCCCTGGTCATCGCCCCGCAGCTGCTGTTGTGCGGCATCATCGTTCCCCGCAACGTATTGCCCGATTGGCTGCAATGGGTGAGCAACGTGCTGCCCGCCAGTTACGCTCTTGAAGCGCTGCAGCAGGTCGGCGCCTACCCGGACCTGACGGCGATCGCGTTGCGGGACATCGTGGTGGTGATCGGATTCGCGGTCATCGCCCTGTGCCTGGCCGCTGCGACGCTACGACGAAGGACACCGTGA
- a CDS encoding alpha/beta hydrolase: MQEVIDRGRCTAAHPVPLLFVHGGWHAAWCWDEHFLNFFAENGFQAVAVSLRGHGRSPASQRLRTYSIADYVDDVNAAAALLDSEPIFVGHSMGGFVVQKLLESHHAPAGVLMASAPPQGTFRASLRLIARHPWAGLLKPSTIGTTLDVVGTPVLVRDHLFCSHTPEEIVVDCAARLQPESGRAMREMSFGDLPQPELISTPMLVLGAADDGALTQEEVRATARAHGTDAQFFSDMGHDMMLEPGWQAVAERMIQWLGHRGL, encoded by the coding sequence ATGCAGGAGGTCATCGACAGAGGCCGTTGCACCGCAGCCCATCCGGTGCCGCTGCTGTTCGTCCATGGTGGCTGGCACGCTGCGTGGTGCTGGGACGAACACTTCCTGAACTTCTTCGCTGAGAACGGGTTTCAGGCCGTAGCCGTCAGCCTTCGCGGGCACGGCAGGAGCCCGGCCTCCCAGCGCCTGCGGACCTACTCGATCGCCGACTACGTCGACGATGTGAATGCCGCCGCTGCTCTACTCGACAGCGAGCCCATCTTTGTCGGGCACTCGATGGGCGGATTCGTCGTGCAGAAGCTCCTGGAGAGCCACCACGCACCGGCGGGCGTGCTGATGGCCTCGGCACCGCCACAGGGCACTTTCCGTGCCTCGCTGCGCCTCATTGCACGCCACCCGTGGGCGGGGCTGCTGAAGCCGAGCACGATCGGCACCACCCTTGACGTGGTCGGCACTCCCGTTCTGGTCCGCGACCACCTCTTCTGTTCGCACACGCCCGAAGAGATCGTCGTCGATTGCGCGGCACGACTGCAGCCCGAGAGCGGACGCGCGATGCGCGAGATGAGCTTTGGCGATCTGCCACAGCCGGAATTGATCAGCACGCCGATGTTGGTGCTCGGCGCCGCCGACGACGGAGCGTTGACGCAGGAAGAGGTCCGGGCGACGGCGCGCGCTCACGGCACCGACGCCCAGTTCTTCTCCGACATGGGCCACGACATGATGCTCGAGCCGGGATGGCAGGCGGTCGCCGAGCGGATGATCCAGTGGCTCGGCCACCGTGGCCTATAG
- a CDS encoding ABC-F family ATP-binding cassette domain-containing protein, producing MANLINVERATVGYGTRTLLDGVSLGVDEGDAVGVVGRNGDGKSTLLGVLTGTREPDSGRVTHTSGLSVGYLRQSDDFAAGATIREVVLSERSDGKSEVGGRPDHIWAAEPDTRAVVEHLLAAVDLDTDVADLSGGERRRVALAAVLIAGHDVLVLDEPTNHLDVEVIGWLAQHLSGRRSQALVVVSHDRWFLDAVTAKTWEVHDGAVDAYDGGYAAYVLARAERMRLAAGTEARRRNLMRKELAWLRRGPPARTSKPKFRIQAANELIANEPPPRDSLVLQRFATTRLGKDVFDLHRLRLEVGDRVILDKVDWSIGPGERIGLVGVNGTGKTSVLRLLAGDLAPAAGTIKRGTTLQIGYLSQVLVELTGAERVIDAVEHHRRISQLAAGREISADTLLKDFGFVGDKLTARIGELSGGERRRLQFLRILLDEPNVLLLDEPTNDLDIDTLTVIEDYLDDWPGTLIVVTHDRYFLERVTDVTYALTGSGRCDLLPGGVEQYLDERVAAEPESPQPEPQRTETASARARRTSKEMARIEGQLAKLDEQIAAMHHAMAETAADHVRLGELNAELNQLLARKDSLEEAWLRAADE from the coding sequence ATGGCCAACTTGATCAACGTCGAACGCGCGACGGTCGGCTACGGCACCCGGACACTGCTCGACGGCGTCAGCCTCGGCGTCGACGAGGGCGACGCCGTTGGCGTGGTCGGGCGCAACGGAGACGGCAAATCCACGCTGCTCGGAGTGCTGACCGGCACCCGCGAGCCCGATTCTGGTCGGGTCACCCACACGTCGGGCTTATCGGTGGGTTACCTGCGGCAAAGTGACGACTTCGCAGCCGGAGCCACGATTCGCGAGGTCGTCCTGAGCGAGCGAAGCGACGGGAAATCAGAAGTCGGCGGCAGGCCGGACCACATCTGGGCCGCCGAACCCGACACCCGCGCAGTCGTCGAGCACCTGCTTGCGGCGGTGGACCTCGACACCGACGTCGCCGACCTCAGCGGCGGTGAGCGACGCCGGGTCGCGCTCGCCGCCGTCCTCATCGCCGGACACGACGTGCTGGTGCTCGACGAGCCGACCAACCACCTCGACGTCGAAGTGATCGGCTGGCTTGCGCAGCACCTGTCGGGTCGGCGGTCGCAGGCCCTGGTGGTCGTCAGCCACGACCGCTGGTTCCTCGATGCGGTCACCGCCAAGACGTGGGAGGTGCACGACGGCGCGGTCGACGCCTACGACGGCGGATACGCCGCCTATGTGCTTGCTCGCGCCGAGCGGATGCGACTGGCCGCCGGTACCGAGGCCAGACGCAGGAACCTGATGCGCAAGGAGTTGGCGTGGCTGCGCCGCGGACCGCCCGCAAGGACGTCGAAGCCGAAGTTCCGGATCCAAGCTGCCAACGAACTCATCGCCAACGAGCCGCCACCGCGTGATTCGCTTGTGCTGCAGCGCTTTGCGACCACGAGGCTCGGCAAGGACGTCTTCGACCTGCACCGGCTGCGCCTCGAGGTCGGTGACCGCGTCATCCTCGACAAGGTCGACTGGTCCATCGGGCCTGGTGAGCGAATCGGGCTAGTCGGGGTCAACGGCACCGGCAAAACGTCGGTGCTGCGGCTGCTCGCCGGTGACCTGGCGCCCGCGGCGGGCACGATCAAACGCGGCACCACGCTGCAGATCGGCTACCTGAGCCAGGTACTGGTCGAGCTGACAGGCGCAGAACGGGTGATCGATGCAGTTGAACACCACCGGCGAATCAGCCAATTGGCGGCTGGACGCGAGATCAGCGCCGACACCCTGCTAAAGGATTTCGGTTTCGTCGGAGACAAGCTGACCGCCCGAATCGGCGAGCTGTCCGGCGGCGAGAGGCGCCGCTTGCAGTTTCTGCGCATCCTCCTCGACGAGCCCAATGTGCTGCTGCTCGACGAACCGACCAACGACCTCGACATCGACACGTTGACCGTCATCGAGGACTACCTCGACGACTGGCCCGGCACGCTGATCGTGGTCACTCACGACCGGTACTTCCTGGAACGCGTCACCGACGTCACCTACGCGCTGACCGGTTCAGGGCGCTGCGACCTGCTGCCCGGCGGCGTCGAGCAATACCTCGACGAGCGCGTCGCCGCCGAACCCGAATCGCCCCAACCCGAGCCGCAGCGCACTGAGACGGCATCGGCGCGCGCGCGGCGCACAAGCAAGGAGATGGCGCGCATCGAAGGGCAGCTCGCCAAGTTGGACGAACAGATCGCCGCGATGCATCACGCGATGGCCGAGACCGCCGCCGATCATGTCCGGCTCGGTGAGCTCAACGCCGAGCTCAACCAGCTGCTGGCGAGAAAGGATTCGCTCGAGGAGGCGTGGCTGCGCGCCGCCGACGAATAG
- a CDS encoding Trm112 family protein, which yields MLDDTLRSILVCPEDRGPLLLIGDDEYLYNPRLRRAYRIEDGIPVLLVDEAVAIDDDAEHERLLSRAKS from the coding sequence GTGCTCGACGACACGCTGCGCAGCATCCTGGTCTGTCCCGAGGACCGCGGTCCGCTGCTGTTGATCGGTGACGACGAATATCTCTACAACCCTCGGTTGCGTCGGGCGTACCGGATCGAGGACGGCATCCCGGTGCTGCTGGTCGACGAGGCGGTGGCGATCGACGACGACGCCGAACACGAACGGCTGCTGAGCCGCGCGAAATCCTGA